Below is a window of Nerophis lumbriciformis linkage group LG20, RoL_Nlum_v2.1, whole genome shotgun sequence DNA.
aagaggccgggtggcttttttcacacagctccgaaggcgaacacaccttcactaagacgggcagacagcgccggacgacatacgccaacatttgccagtggatcgtaaatgcctgggcagatatttcggtcacaactgtggtccgagctttccggaaggcaggattcacagaactgctggataacagtgacactgactccgatgacttcgacgagacggaaccgtccattttggatctcacatttgcccaacttttcacttcggacaccgaaggcgaaggatttacgaatgaagaataacttcagaaggtgagcgctatgtttattttgtgtgttgtgacattaacgttcgagcaacattatgttgctattgctctacaccattttgaattttactatgtttgtgattgcacatttgcgtacattttgggacagagttgttagaacgctggttttcaatatattattaaagtttgactgaactatctgactgtttttttgacattccctttagcgcagcgtaggcgcggcttataatccggggcggcttattggtggacaaagttatgaaatatgtaattcattgaaggtgcggctaataatccggtgcgccttatagtgcggaaaatacggtatatatatatatatataacgcgcCAACTATGAGTTCCAACGCATCCGTTTTGACCCTCGGGCCGTTCCGTAGCGAGCGGTAACATGGCTGACTTCATTTGTTACCGGTGAGCCACAAGCGGGAGGTTTGAGAGGAAGAACAAGCGCTCACCTCGTAGACGGCCAGGTCGATGCCGGCGTAAGGGATGATGCCCAGCATGTTGGGAACGTATCCTTTGTAGAACGCCGACAGTCCCTCCCGCCTGAAGATCTGCTTTGCGCAGTCGGAGATGCCGGCGTACTGACCCGTGGTCCTCAGGGCCAGACGGGTCTTCAGCACCTGGTGTGAAACAAGAGCGGGTTTATAGGCGGCGAAGGCGCAGTGGAAGGGGGTTTTTGGGGGGGGAGGGATGGAGACGGCACTGACCTCCATGGGGTAGATGGAGCTCTGGGCGATGACGCCGGCCATAGAGCCGGCCACGAAGCGCTCCAGGATGCTGAGCGAGGTCTTGTCGCCGCCGATCAGACGCTTGATCTGCACGAAACAGGGAGGAACGTTAGCAGGGCGGCGTTCTCATGGCACGCGCGCCAAGCGGGCTTTACGTACCTGCTCGTAGGCCATGAACTTGAGGGCCGACTCGGGAGCGATTTTGATGACATTGACGCCGTTGCCTCGCCACAGTGACCGCACGCCGCCCTCCTTGATCATCTGCATCATGCCGCTCATGATACACATGTTGTTGGTTCTGGAGCCGTACACCTGAGACAGAAGAGGTTGGATGTGACCATGGCTGCATTCAGTTTTTGCTCATCCATCAGCTTGTTCCAATAATTGTTAAAACACTTCATAGCCTAATCAATATTTTAGTAAGCTCTTGTCTAATATATTCCTtgtctgcacttaaatgtagagtatatgtagaatatatttatattatttataattattattgtctattgtgagtgaactgtggtgctgaatttcccccagatcaataaagtactttctattctattcttagaACAATTTAAGTCCAGGTAACAGTCCACATGTGGTTTATGCTGTATTGCTTCTTGCCACTGCATTGACTTGTTTTTGGTCTTAAGATATGACATTTTTACAACCCCCAGCTCTTGGTTCTTCTTACACCACAACCCCCATCTTCCCAGAGCATAGGACAAAGACCGTTTCAATTCCAAAGATCAATCATTGATCTTGTATTTCTCTTTTGGTCAAAAAGGTTACTCGCCAAATGAGTTTCTTATGTGGTTGATGCTGTATTAGTGCCTTAAAattgaacaaaaacattgtgGTTTTTGCCATTATCACAATCCAATTATAGAATAGGATTTTTATTGTCGTTGCACTTTAGAACAACAACATTgcgtcaagctagcgtcgttagcattagctaatatgtgcgtctgttagtatttttaacttacaatgccattttttttgtacgctttcagtttcacaaactcctcagtaaattcaccaaaacgtcaccatggagttatggagtctatttagctgattagagagctagattgcacagctagcgggtccatgaccatgacctgTGTttcacagacactgtttggaaacaattaaggtaaaacatttgtgtaaataactcatctgACAATGTATATGTCTGCAACTTATAATATTTGGAAACATTATTTCCttccaaaatttagtgggtgcggctaatatttggAAACATTTCCTtctaaaaatttagtgggtgttgcCTACACACCGAAAAAATACGGTGGTCGCACTCAAAAAGATTAATCGGGGCCACAGAATATAAAATCAAATCAATCGAATTAGCCGATTGATTGCTGATGTGCAAAATGTGACAAACTACTAAACGctgtcgtcatggcaacagaactATGAGGCCAACGCCAGTCAGTTCATTTCACGACAAGATCACTGGCAAAGTTGAACACATGAGACAAATGGAGGCCACTGACACGGACAATGACGCAGGTCGCGACAaacggtgtgtgtgtgtcccttgACTTTGACCGCTGGGCTCTTACACATTAACCTGCTCGCTGCTCACTTGAGCAATGTCTGACGTGTTCTGCATTAATTGTCGCCGTTATGAAAGACTCAGAGTTCAGTGGGACCAGGACGTTCTTATCACCCGAGGGAGGGCACATGATAGCGTTGGCCCAGATAAGACGCCCCACTTCTCAGGACTCTGGGTACGAGGCCATTCAGTCAACAACCTCCTCACCTGCATCATGACTTTGATCCGGTCCAGCGGGGCTGTGCACGTCCTGGACACGGCTCCGGCGCCGCCCCCCGCCACCAGGTGCCTCCACCACATCCCGCTCTGCTTCTCCTGCTTGGTGAACTCATCTGGAACCATCAGGTTCTCGCCCACGTCAAAAATCTGCACAGAAGACCCAACAATCTCATTAGTAccgttattttgaggtttttgtggACTTTGATGCTGCATACATTTGTTTATGAATCTATGTTTTAATCTCATGAGGTGCCAATAAAGGTTTTAATTCAAataaagcaggggtgcccattatgtCGATGGCGAGCTAgcggtcgatggtggagggtgtgtcagtcgatcgccagccaggcattaaaagaaaaaaagacctaaaaattagcaatCTTCCCCAAgacatcactttcgtcacttgattgacattcacggcccccgagggtcttgtgagatgacgctggctgctgccagatcattattaagaaaaaatgaccgacaggaaggcgtgaaactatttttatttcaacagactctagcgccaaaactctaaagaccgactgcacagttcctgtcttcacaattacAGCGCTGCTTcaccctgcctgcgctaacaaaataagagtctccgaaagctggcgtgcacaagctagcaagctacggagtttggaggcaatgtatttttttgtaaagtgtataaaaaggagtatgaaagctggacaaataagatggcaaaaagcaaccactttcatgtggtttgacagaaaggaggacttttttgtctcctccaattgaaaatgtggatgttatcatcactactgtatattcttgtcttcatgaaaggaaggaatgttaaacatacttgtattatcattaaaaacctttaacttgttaacaaaaaccactctttcattaataaatataaaatatatatgaatgaggcagATCCCCACCAATTggccaattgaaaagtagcttgcctgcagaaaaagtgtggccacCCCTGTAATAAACCCATCTCATGTGCTTGTTGGCGCCCCCTGGGGAGTAACCCGTCAGGGGGCTATAATGCCATGGTCAGACTTTGACAAACTTACATAACCGGCACACATAATCCTGTCCTGACACCTCAGCTTATGCGCTGACGCACGCAGGATCCTTTTAGGGAAGGAGTCCAGCTCCTAACTGGCCTGATTATCTGCGACAGGAAGGTGAACTTTGGCTCCCAACAGGCCATGTGACAAAAGTCTGTTTGACTCACCGTGGAGTGTTTCCAGTACAAGATGATCTCAGGAATGCTCTCAGTCTCCTCCACCAGGCTGTACTTGCTCCATTCTTTGCTGCTAATGGTCATGATGCCGTTCTTGTCCATGCTGGTACAAAAAGTGACACATTCAGCCTTCTACTGCAAACTAAAGTCATAGTAATTCTATTTTGTTACCTCTTGAGGGCTTTTTCTGCCAGATGAGGTGATATGTGGACGCCAATGTCCTGCAGGGACTGGATGAACTCCTTGGTGTCCACTCGGCCTTTGGGAAAGGGCAGAGAAACCAGAGTTAGCATGACTGGTCGCAtcggggctgtgaatctttgggcaacaCGCGACTCGACTCCGAATCGATTCAAAATGAATACTTGTTTATCGGGTGCCAGCTCTACGAGTAACTACATTCTTCCATAAACAGCCCCGATAAATGTTTAAATTACACAAAAGAaaaatggttttgtttaataGCCACCCAAACATTTGATTAattcaaataaggcaacaagataaGTGCCTGAGTTTCTGGGcaggacaaaaacaacaaaatgtgttaataatttgtgaaactgctaCCTAAACACGGTAGTGTaactcctctcctctgaatgcaagtgctcctacaacaggaatacaaattctggcaAGCCACAAGGTTATGAATAAAAAAACGTCCAGAcaatggacatttatccatgaaaatatggagatgcTGCCGCCAGGTTAGACATGTTTCTGTTCATCCGGTCTCGTCCTGACTGCACAAACCGGACAATCGAGCGTCATCTTTAATACGCAGGCAACTTGTCGCCGACTCTGACCCGCGGTCTGCCACTCAAATACGTCCGCGTGCAACACAACAGTTCCTATTGTTACGTGACGCAGAAGCAGCCCATAGTAaaccccttaaaaaaaaaaagctctttaAAATGTAAATGCTGCACaatattacttcataaaactgtaATTTGGAACACATgcttttcaaacaatatttctttTTTaagagtttagtttttttaagacGTCAGCAAAACTAATGCAATGATTTTGAATGCAACTTGAAACAATTTTAAGGCCAATGTCCGACTGCAGAGTGGTTAAATACAGTCAAAAGCATACAATTGTCTGTAAAGACAAAATTGTGAGCATATGACAATGTTATTTACatcataatatatattttcttcATTAATGTGGTGGAAGGTTAATAATGTATTTATCCGAAATAGGtaaacaaagaaaaagaaaaatgcacttcaataaatatCTTGAAGTGcttgtcttttttgttgccaattgAAAATATATGATAAGGTCTGAATTTTCTCAAAATCCAttcaatgaattaaaaaaaaaaaaaaaaaaaaaagcattacttgCTGAAATTGTGCTCTTTTAGATGGGCTACAAACTCATTTAAATTGACGAGTGTTTTGAGTTatgagcttgtaagttgaggtactactgtatctcataTTAATTACCGTATATTTTCGTACGCCGAGCAGGGACGATgcagaaaaaaaaaccctcaccTGCATTCTTCTTGTCCAGACTCTTGACCACCAGCTTCAAGTCCTTCTCATAATCTTGCAGGTAGTGCACAAACTCCTCAAAATCCAGCTGGCCGTCAGACTGGTCCGGCTCCCTGTTCAAGGTTTTCTGCAAGACATGAGTGACACATGATGGTAAAAAAGCTGCATTGTCTTATGGTTATGTAATGCCGTGGAGACGGAGTGCAGACTGCATTTCTGCGGCAAGACTTTTTGCATGCAAGCCAAAAAAATATCGGTTTGTCCTTTTAAAGTCAACGCAGGCCAGCGTGACCTAATTGCCAAGCGCCTGATCTACTTGACGTCCAGTTCTCCAGGGCGACCTGGTCTATCTTTGACCTCAAAGCCTCAGTGGCCTGCCAACACTTATAATCCCGTCTGAAATGAGGCCTCCCGGACTAAATCAAGACCAGGTCGCTGGCAGTTTTAGTCATTGGATACCTTACCTTGCACGCATGAAGCCTCCCAAAACTATAGTTTATTATTtaaatgcatgtaaaaaaaaaaaaagaacatttgtgtCGCAGTTAGCAGCCTTCTGCATTATTCAATCAATTGAatgccatttttttaaaaaggagtcAACTTGAACTTGAAGAgccaattcctgaaggaattgcgtgtgaatgctccaatgctgaagttgaactgaaatcctggagtaTTTCTTTTagcattgttgaagtagagcacacaattcctgaacaggctgaatattttctgTATATTgggcagtattttgtatttgtatagtgttttgtatattgtacaggattgcttattatttttattggatagtagtctgtttacttcaattcttagttttatcaattcttagttttatctttattacctcttgtttaattaatttttatctcacatttgttcccactaccacaccttaaattggagtccttaatctcactatatgcaaatataatgacaataaagtccattttattctattctaatatTTTCAagatggaacagtttgaatcagatgaaaaatgtgggaattggggaacattgaagaatgtcccattcaaaaaaattgggaatttcgggaaaagcgtaattttttttaatggtaaaaaacttaaatggtctgaatgagttgaaatggttggtgttggaatttttctaaaacggtcgagaaatgttgaagtaccggtagtcacatgttgaattgagattcggtattacggaattcctggaatttgggtaaAACCGGGAAtcatttccagttcaaaaaacaactttgttttttgcgactgaaaaatgtggaaggagtagatttagagcattcacacaattagtgACGTCACAGTTGAGTCATAATGAGAAGTTCGGTGACTTATCTCTCAGGTTGTGTGAAAAAACGCCCAGATGTACTAAATGTTGCAATGAGGGCAATTATCTTGTTAGACTTTGCGTGTTTTCATTGCAAGAAAAGGCCACCACGTTCACGTCAAAAGTGAGCATTCGGGACGATTTCACGCTCTCGTGGCAACCGGTGGCCGGGAAGCAAGTGCGGCCTCGTCGTAAGGCTTCATGCTAAGCTAGGCTCGCGGTGCCGGCGACGGTAAACTACGCGGAATTGTAAATATAAAGCAGCAAAAATACACCAAAGTGTGCATTAAGTCCCGGTGAGGATGATAGAATGTAACTTAAATGGTTTTTTTCTTACCTTTCGCCATCTTTGGTATGTGGAGAACTCCTGGGACGGCAGGAAGACGCTCAGCTGGTTAAAGAGCGAATTGAGCTCGGAAGGGAGTCCGTTCGACTCGAAGTATTCCACTTCCACCGGGTCGGAGTTGGACACCGGCACGTAAAGGCACAGGGCGAGCATGTTCGGTTCCGAGGGGGGTctcaaaaaagtggaataaatatataaatagtgGAGGCGGCAGCTCTTACTGCCGGAAGAATGAAATGCCGGCTGTTCACCAGAAGCCGGCTTGTAAAGAATGTCtcaggccacgccccttccaggaATACTGGCACGTCACTGGTTAGTTTCGCCACCTTTTTACTACTGGCCAATAGGAAAGCCCGCTCATTGACGGGAACGGCTTTGTCCCGCCTCACCCGCGCGTTTGGCGTGAACCAATCAGATGATCGCTGCCGTCCAACGTGTCGGGGATGAACCAATCAGACGCCTCCTTTCATTCAAACGCCGTCAGAGTGCGGCTGCTGGCGGTACAAGCCTCTAAAAAGTGAATACTAATGAACGCCtcaaacatctttaaaaaaattacttaaaTGTGCTATTAAGCAGTTAACTACGTACATGTGTTATTAAACTGTTCATTCATTTcatgtaaaagtacatttaattattcaATCATGAATTATGTCAATACTGAATTACTTAATCATTTATTAATGTGATTATTTCGCTGttgctgttagcattttagcatgctagcttgtttaGCTAATTCAACAGGTATATatgtcagtgtcaaatattttgttacttgacaaatgacacCTGTTAACATGCCAACGataatatgctagctttttttttgttgttgctaattTGTAAGTATACAcattagtcatattttggtacttgacacatgttgctgatagcattttagcatgctagcttgtttaGCTAATTCAAAACATATAtagctcagtgtcaaatattttgttacttgacgaatgacacctgttagcatgctaacgtcaataagctagcttttttttaagctaatttgtaagtatacacctcagtcatattttggtacttgacacatgttgctgttggcattttagcatgctagctcgtGTAGCTAATTCAACAGGTATATAGCTCAGtgttaaatattttgttacttgacaaatgacacctgttagcatgttaacgttaatatgctagatttttttttttaacgctaaTTTGTAGGTACACACATTAGtcctattttggtacttgacacatgttgctgttagcattttagcatgctagcttgtttaGCTAATTCAAAACATATAtagtagggtgaccaggtgtccggatttaggccggacagtccggatttttaatgccctgtccggcgccCAGCGCAGCTTCAAGctggacacgtatttgtcctcctttttgaggcactaggcttgaagagcggagttttttcatctttgctgggctgcagcgcgatagccaatcaaagaccgtaaaaaatgcccccaacgcagtaacgtattaaatgattggctaagagctgtgtcggatacaaatctgcttatcattggttaaaaaagtaaacaagggtccatgcatgtgctgttgcggcatgacattgacagaaagttagcatcatgccaaaacgcaagacctcgtttaattctgaatggataaaagagaacgaatttataacgaaaagcagtcgagactcattccatggcttctgcacactttgtcgatgtgatgtcgacgtaagtagtcaggggaaagctgcaattgaacggcatgcgggtgcgcggataaacataaaagtaataaacgtgcggcaggtacctcttcaatgaggacatttttttcgtgaagtttcgtcgcccctggatgacaagataaccgctgcggagctgtgcaaggtgtaccatgctgtaaagcagtggttctcaaatggtaccctgggggtatgcaatgtaatgtaagttcataaactgaacatcaaatcaagtaggctattccattcattaccataaagccagagtttcccccatgccatgatggtttgaccctcactaaattgtctgtcaaaaagaagtgtgaaaagaaatgcaacaatgcaatattcagtgttgacagctagattttttgtagacatgttccataaatattgatgttaaagatttctttttttgtgaagaaatgtttagaattaagttcctgaatccagatggatctctattacaatccccaaagagggcactttaagttgatgattacttctatgtgtagaaatctttatttataattgaatcacttgtttatttttcaacaagtttttagttattttatatatatttttccaaatagttcaagaaagaccactacaaatgagaaatattttgcactgttatacaatttaataaatcagaaactgatgacatagtgctgtattttacttctttatctctttttttcaaccaaaaatgctttgctctgattagggggtacttgaattagctcagtgttaaatattttgttacttcacaaatgacacctgttagcatgctaacgttaatatgctagattttttttttaacgctaaTTTGTAGGTACACACATTAGtcctattttggtacttgacacatgttgctgttagcattttagcatattaGATTGTTTAGCTAATTCAAAACGTATAtagctcagtgtcaaatattttgttatttgacgaatgacacctgttagcatgctaacgttaatacaaattagcttaaaaaagctaggttattaacgttagcatgctaacaggtgtcattcgtcaagtaacaaaatatttgacactgagagatatatatatatatacctgttgaATTAGCTacacaagctagcatgctaaaatgctaac
It encodes the following:
- the slc25a25a gene encoding calcium-binding mitochondrial carrier protein SCaMC-2-A codes for the protein MLALCLYVPVSNSDPVEVEYFESNGLPSELNSLFNQLSVFLPSQEFSTYQRWRKKTLNREPDQSDGQLDFEEFVHYLQDYEKDLKLVVKSLDKKNAGRVDTKEFIQSLQDIGVHISPHLAEKALKSMDKNGIMTISSKEWSKYSLVEETESIPEIILYWKHSTIFDVGENLMVPDEFTKQEKQSGMWWRHLVAGGGAGAVSRTCTAPLDRIKVMMQVYGSRTNNMCIMSGMMQMIKEGGVRSLWRGNGVNVIKIAPESALKFMAYEQIKRLIGGDKTSLSILERFVAGSMAGVIAQSSIYPMEVLKTRLALRTTGQYAGISDCAKQIFRREGLSAFYKGYVPNMLGIIPYAGIDLAVYETLKNRYLQQYGATDPGVLVLLACGTVSSTCGQLASYPLALVRTRMQAHAAYGNAQQVTMTALFKQILQTEGPLGLYRGLAPNFLKVIPAVSISYVVYERIKTHLGVTSR